The region ATCATCGCGGCACCGAACACGCCGAACGATGCGAGAAGAGACGTGGTGTCGTTCCCGGTGGGGAAGAACAGCACGGGGAACACGAGCACCGCAGCCGTCGCGTAGACGTAGAAGTCGTAGAACTCGATCGTCGTGCCGACGAGGCTGGCCAGGATCACCCGCGAGCGCGGGTTGGCCGGGGCGGTGGTCGTTGTCATGTGCTGCTCCTCCGGTGAGCGGTCGTCAGAACCTCCCGGAGTCTAGTTGCTCACGCAGCCCAGCGCGGACGGCGCGTCACCAGATGACGGCGATGCCCGCGTTCACCAGCGTCAGAAGACCGATGCCCCAGAACAGCGCGGGGGGCACGTGGCCGCTCTTGCGCTGGCGAGCCTGGCCGATGCCGAGGAACGCGCCGATGATCAGCAGCACGACGAGCTTGGTGCCGATCTTCGCGTAGTTCATCTCGGCGCCGTCGGGCAGACCCCACGGCGCCGCGAGAGCGAGTCCTGCGACGGCGGCGATCGAGATGCCGATGTGCATCAGACGCGTGATCTCGCGCTTGCCGCCGAAGGCCTGCACCGCCCATGCTCCGAACAGCACGGCGAAGCCGATGAGGTGCACGAGAAGGACGATGTGGCGCAGGGTCTCCATGACCCCAGGCTAGCCGGTCTGCCGCGTGCGGCGCGAAGGCCCGGCCGTTCTCGCTGGATGCGTCAGCCGCGCAGCGCGCGGATCACCTGAGCCGTGCGCAGGGCGGCGTCCGCTGCCTCAGCGCCCTTGTCCTCCTTCGAGCCCTCGAGGCCCGCGCGGTCGAGGCCCTGCTTCTCGTCGTCGAGGGTCAGCACGCCGAAGCCGACGGGCCTGCCGGCATCCAGCGCCACCCGGCTCAGTCCGTCGGTCGTCGCCGCCGACACGTACTCGAAGTGCGGGGTGCCGCCGCGGATGATCACGCCGAGAGCGACCACGGCATCCGCTCCTCCGGCGAATGCCGCCTGAGCCGCGACCGCGAGCTCGAACGAGCCCGGCACTCGCACCAGGGTGTGCGCGGCGCCTGCCTCGTCGAGCACGCGCTGCGCACCGGCGATCAGGCCGTTCGAGATCGTCTCGTGCCACGTGCCTGCGATCACGACGACGCGCAGTCCGCTGCCGTCGATCGGGGTGGTCGGGGTGGGGGCTCCGGCGCCGCTCATGCGTTGTCCTTTCCGAGGGCTTCGGCGAGTTCCGCCGCGCCGATGATGTGACCCATGCGGTCGCGCTTGGTCTCGAGGTACTGGTGATTGTTCGGGCCGACGCCGACGATCAGGGGCACCTGCTCCACCACGTCCAGGCCGAGGGCGCGCAGCTTCTCGACCTTGTCGGTGTTGTTCGTGAGCAGCCGCACCTTCGAGATGCCGAGATCCGTGAGGATCCCCGCGGCCGCCGCGTACTCGCGGGCGTCGGCTGGCAGCCCGAGGGCGAGGTTGGCGTCGACGGTGTCGAGGCCCTCCTCCTGCAGGGCGTACGCACGCAGCTTGTTGATCAGCCCGATGCCTCGTCCTTCATGGCCGCGCATGTAGATGACCACGCCGCCCTCCTGGTCGATGCGCTCGAGAGCGGCTTGCAGCTGCGGACCGCACTCGCACTTCTGCGAGCCGAACGCCTCGCCCGTGAGGCACTCCGAGTGCACGCGCACCAGCGCCGTCTCGCCCGGTGTGCCGGAGACGACCGCGATGTGGTCGGTGCCGCTGATGCGGTCCTTGTAGGCGAGGAAGCGGAAGGTGCCGTGATCGGTGGGCACATTGGCGTCTGCGCGCAGGCTCACCCGGCGCCCGGTGCGTTGCGCGAGGCAGTCGGCCTCGTCGCGAGGGTCGATCTCGTTCAGGTGCGCGATCAGCTGCTCGATGGTGATGACGGGCACGCCCTCCCGCGCCCCGAGCTCCATCAGCGCAGGCAGGCGCATCATGCTCCCGTCATCGGCGACGACCTCGGCGATGGCGCCGACGGGCTGCAGGCCGGCGAGGCGCATCAGCTCGACGGCGGCTTCGGTGTGGCCGCCGCGCTCGCGCACGCCGCCGTCGACGGCGCGCAGCGGCAGGATGTGGCCGGGCCGGATGAGGCTGGCGGGAGTGGATGTGGGGTTCGCCAGCACATTGAGGGTCAGCGCGCGGTCGTGGGCGCTGATGCCGGTGGTGACGCCTTCGGCCGCGTCGACGCTCACCGTGTACGCGGTGGTGCGGGCGTCCTCGTTCGTCTCGACCATCGGCGGCAGGTTCAGCTGGTCGGCGAGGTCGGCGGGCATCGGCGCGCAGATCAGTCCTGACGTCCAGCGCACCATCCAGGCCATCGTCTCTGCCGTGGCGAGCTCGGCGGAGATGATGATGTCGCCCTCGTTCTCGCGGTTCTCGTCGTCGGCGACGATGATCGGCTTGCCGGCGCGCAGCGCGTCGAGGGCGTCGGAGAGAGGGGAAAGGCTCACAGCGAGCCTCCTTCCGTGAGGGAGCGGAACGCGAGCAGGCGCTCCACATGACGGGCCAGGATGTCGGTCTCGAGGTTGACCACGTCGCCGGGCTCGAGCGCGCCGAGGATGGTCGCCTCGAGCGTCTCGGGGATCAGCGACACCTCGAACCAGTGCTCGTCGGGCGTGCCGATGGCGGGGCTGACGGCGCTGACGGTGAGCGAGGTGCCTGCGACGCTGATCGAGCCCTTGTCGACGACGAGGGGCGCGAGGTCTGCAGGCAGGCTGATGCGCAGCACACTCCACTGCTCGCCGGGCCGCACCTCGAGCACGGTGCCGACCCCGTCGACATGCCCCTGCACGATGTGGCCGCCCAGGCGCGCGCCGACCGGCATGGCCTTCTCGATGTTCACACGCGACCCGACCTCGACGGCGCCGAGCGCCGAGACGTCGAGGGTCTGCTTCATGACGTCGGCGTCGAAGGTGGTCTCGGTCGACCCGACCACGGTGAGGCACACACCGCTCACGGCGATGGACTCGCCATGCACGGCATCCGCCGCGGCCCTGGGCGCGTGCACCGTGAGCCGCCATCCGTCGCCCGATGCCGCGATGCCGGCGATCTCGCCGATCTCCTCGATGATTCCGGTGAACATCAGCTTCCTTCCTTTCCTGCGACGGCATCCGCCGCAGGACGTGCGATCGCGAGCAGGTCGTCGCCCAGCGGCATCCACTGCTCGACCTGAAGGCGTCGGGCGTCACCGATCGAGGCGACGCCGATGTCGGTGAGGGCGAGGCGGTCGCCGCCCAGCAGCACCGGTGCGAGGTACGCGAGCACGGTGTCGGCGAATCCCGCGGCGATGAACGCGCTCGCGAGCGTCGGCCCGCCCTCGATGAACACCCGCTGCACGCCTCGTTCGCCGAGGTCTGCGAGCACGGCGGCGAGATCGCGGGTGCCGTAGAAGAGGGGAGGGCGCGGATGCCGGTGGACCGCAGCGCCGGCGGGCGTCGCGCGCGATCCGATCACGATGGGGATCGGCTGACGCTCGTACAGAGACTGTCCTTCGCGGGCGGTGAGCGCGGGGTCGTCGGCAAGGATCGTCCCGGTGCCGACGACGATCGCATCGGCCTCCGCGCGCCGTCGGTGCACGTCGGCGCGCGCCTCGGGTCCGGTGATCCACTGGCTGGATCCGTCGGATGCCGCGGCGCGGCCGTCGAGGCTCTGTGCCCACTTCACGGTGACGTGAGGGCGGCCCAGCCGCTGCACGGTCAGCCATCCGTCGATGAGGTCGCGGGAGGCACCGGCCTGCTCGCCCGGCACGACGTCGACGCCGGCTCGGCGGAGGCGATCCGCTCCGCCGCTGGAGGCATCGCCCGGGTCGTCGAGCGCGTAGACGACGCGGCTGATGCCGGCATCGATCAGGGCCTGGGCGCACGGGCCCGTGCGCCCGGTGTGGTTGCACGGCTCGAGGGTGACGACCGCGGTCGCCCCTGCCGCCTGGCCCGGAGCCAGCTTCGACAGTGCGTCGACCTCGGCATGCGCGGTGCCCGCGCCGCGATGCCAGCCCTCGGCGAGCACGTCGCCGGCGGGGGAGAGGATGACGGCGCCGACCTGCGGGTTCAGGCCTCGAGGACCGTTCGCAGCGAGTTCGAGGGCGCGAAGCATTGCCTCGCGTTCGGCCTCGGTCACTGCCATCGGTCATCCTTCTCTGGGTTCCCGGGGTCTGCAGCGCACACGTACGCCACGTGCTGCCTCTCTTCCGGACTAGCGAGCAGATGCTCGCATCACCGTCGGTTCCGGATTTCCACCGGATCGGCGCCTATCGCCAGGCGTTCGCGGACTGTCACCGCCGGTTCGGATTCACACCGACCCCGGAGCACGTTGATGCTCAGAGTCTACTCAACGCCGGCTCCTGCGATTCATTCCCGGTAATGCATCTCGCTCACTTCAGCAGGCGCGAGAGTCTGCGGTCCGCGAGCACCTTCCCCCCGGTCTGGCAGGTGGGGCAGTACTCGAGCGACCTGTCGGCGAAGAACACGCTGCGCACGGTGTCGCCGCAGACGGGGCACGCTTCGCCGCGGCGGGCGTGCACCTGCATGCCGCGCCGCTTGGCGTCCTTCAGATCCGCGGGCGGCTTGCCTGCGGCCTCGTCGATCGCCTCACGAAGAGTGCGCTGCATGGCGTCGTAGAGCCGGTCGATCTCGGCGTCGTCGAGCTTCGCGGCCGGAGCGTACGGCGACATCTTCGCGGCATGCAGGATCTCGTCGCTGTACGCGTTGCCGATGCCCGCGATGAGTCCCTGATCGCGCAGCAGGCCCTTGATCTGAGTGCGGCGACCCGCGAGCAGGGCCGCGAACGCATCGCGGGTGAAATCGGCGTCGAGCGGATCGGGGCCGAGCCTGGCGACCCCCGGCACGTCCTCGGGGTCGCGCACGACGTACACGGCGAGTGACTTCTTGGTGCCGGCCTCGGTCAGATCGAAACCGCTGCCGTCGTCGAGTGCCACGCGCATCGCGATCGGGCTGCGTCCTGGCTTGATGAGGGTGGTCGGCAGCTCGTCGTACCACCGCAGCCAGCCGGCTTTCGCCAAGTGGAAGACGAGGTGAAGATCGTCGCCGAGGGAGAGGTCGATGAACTTGCCGTGCCGCGAGGCCGCCGCGATCCGGGCATCCTGAAGCGCCGTGACCGGCGGATCGAACGTCTTCAGGGCGGCGATGGCCGCGACGCTCACGCGCGTGATGGTGCGCCCGGCCGCTCGCGCGGCGAGGAAGTCGACCAGTCCCTGTACCTCAGGCATCTCGGGCATGCCGACATCCTGTCACGGGTGGGCGACATCGGGGCCGGTGCGGGAGATCTCGGACGATCCGGTGCACGGGCGGCGCGTCAGACCGCGGCGCGCCGCGCGACAGGCATCCGGTCCGAGATTCCCGACCGGTCCCGGATGCCGGATGCCGGATGCCGGATGCCGGAGTGCCCTGCTCAGAGCACCGGCCACTCCATGGGCGTGCGGTCATCGGTCGCGAGCAGGCCGGCGATCCAGCCGTCGTCGCGGCCGCGTGCCCCCGTGAGGGCCTGACGCAGCATCCCCTCGTACCGGAACCCGAGCGATCGCGCCGTGCGGGCGGAGGGGATGTTGCCCACTACGGCGCGCCAGCCGAGCCGGGCGAGCTTCAGCTCGTCGAACGCGTAGTCGACCACGGCGCGTGCGGCCTCTCCCATCACTCCCTGTCCGCGCAGCTCGGCGACTCCCCAGAAGCCGATCTCGGCATCGCCGCCGTGCGGGTGCTCAGTGATCCGGTGCAGGCCGATCATCCCGGCGAGCACCTCGTTCTTGCGGATGGCCCACACGGTCTCGACGCCATCGGCCCACCACTTCGCCACCAGCTCGACGAAGTCGACGGCGTCTTCACGGGTGTACGGGCTCGGAACGGTCGTCCACCGCGACACCTCCGGATCCTGGCAGGCGGCCGTGATCGCGTCGATGTCTGCTTCGGTCGGGATGCTGAGCACGAGCCTCTCGGTGTGCAGGGCGACAGGTTGCATCGCACCAGCGTAGTGAGCCGGTCGGTAGGCTGGTGCCGCGGCCGTTCGCTGTGGCAGCAGAGGAGGACGAGCCGTGACCGTGCAGCGCTCATCGCCGAGAGGCGTCGTGGCTTCGCTGGTGGCATCCGCGATGTTCGGCGCGATCTTCTACATCGCCGCTCAGCTGCAGTCATCGGCCGAAGTCGTCTACGCGTGGCGGGTCGTCGTGACCCTCGCCCTGTACGCACTCGCTCTGCTCCACCCTGCTGCCCGGCTGGGTGTCGCGATGATCTGGCGTCGACTGCGCGCCCGGTGGTGGATGCCGCTGCTGGCCCTGCTGCTCGCCTCGATCATCGGCATGCAGCTGTGGCTGTTCATGTGGGCGCCGATGCACGGCCATGGTCTCGACGCGGGGCTGGGCTATCTGCTGCTGCCCATCAGCCTGGTGCTGAGCGGACGGTTCCTCATGCGGGCTCACGTGAGCTCGATGCAGTGGGTGGTGGTCACGCTCGCCGCGATCGCGGTGGTGATCAAGGTCATCGCGACACCGCAGCTGTCGTGGGTGACCTGGGCTGTCTGCATCCCCTACGCGGTCTACTTCGTCCTGCGTCAGCGCTTCGGTCTCGACGGGCCGATGGTCTTCGGGTTCGAGCTGACGGCCATGATGCCGCTGGCCGCGTGGTTCCTGCTCTCGGCCGGCTCGGGCCCCGGATCCGCCGGCGAGCTCACGGGTCTGCTGGCCGTCGGGGTGATCGGCGGCGTCGCCATGGTGCTCTACCTCGCCGCATCGAACCTGCTCTCGATGCCCGTGTTCGGCCTGCTCAGCTACGCCGAACCCGTGCTGCTGGTGGTGGTCGCGGTGCTGCTCGGAGAGCGGATGCAGGGCGCCGACCTGCTCGTGTACGGCATCCTCGCCGTCGCGCTCGCACTGCTGGCGTTCGAGGGGTTCCGTGCGGGGCGCCGTCGCCGCTGAGCCCGCGCGGGCGCCGCGCGCACATCGTCGCACGGCTGCACTCCTCTGCTGAACCGCTGCGCGAGGGCCCATGTCGGTGGTCGGTGAGTAGACTTCTCCGGTGACTGTCCCAGGGATTCTGCGCGCCTTGGAAGAGGCGAACCTCTACCGCGACGCCCTCACCTGGGCGCAGACCGATGCCGAGATCTCGGCCGTCGACGGCCTCGACGCCCCGATCATCGCGGGACTGCTGCGCAAGCGCGCATCAGCGGGGCGTCCGGCATCCGCTCTCGTCGTCACGCCGACCGGCCGACGCGCAGAGTCGGTCGCGGCCGCGCTCGGCGCCTACGTCGACGACGCCGAGATCCTGACCTTCCCGGCGTGGGAGACGCTGCCGCACGAGCGGCTGAGCCCCAGTCCCGACACGGTCGGCAAGCGCCTCGACACTCTCCGTCGCATCGTGACGTGGACGGGCGAGAAGCCGCTCGTCGTGGTCGCCTCAGTGCGGGCGGCTCTGCAGCCTCTCGCCGCGAACCTCGGCGACGCCGCCCCTCTCGAGCTGCGGATCGGCGGGCGCGGCATCGAGCTCGAAGACGCTGTCGAGCAGCTGGTCGAGCGCGCGTACTCCCGCGTCGACATGGTCTCGCGCCGCGGCGAGTTCGCCGTGCGCGGCGGCATCCTCGACGTCTTCCCTCCGACCGCAGATCACCCGCTGCGCGTGGAGTTCTTCGGCGACGAGGTCGACCAGATCCGCGCGTTCTCGGTCGCCGACCAGCGCTCGCTGCCCGGTGACATCGAGTCGGTGTCGCTCGCCGCGAGCCGCGAGCTGCTGCTGACGGCAGAGGTGCGCGAGCGCGCAGGCGAGCTGATCGCCCGCTTCCCGGCGATGTCGGCGATGCTCGAGAAGATGTCGCAGGGCATCCCGGTCGAGGGCATGGAGTCGCTGCTGCCGGCAGTGGCCGGGCCGCTCATGACCCTCGTCGAGTACCTGCCCGAGGGTTCGGCGACCGCGATCGTCGATCCCGAGCGCGCCAGCACCCGCGCGCAGAACCTCGGTGAGACGAACCGCGAGTTCCTCGACGCGGCGTGGAGCGCTGCGACGTCGGGGGCCTCGGCTCCCATCGACCTCGGCGCCGGAGACTTCATCAGCCTCGGCCGCATGCGCGAGCTCGTGCACGAGCGCGACGGCGTCTGGTGGCGCGTCACCCCGTTCGCCGTCGACGACGACGCCGCCGAGAATCTCGATGCCTCGATCATCCCGTCGTTCCACGGCAACGTCGACGGTGCCATCGCGTTCGTCGAGGCGCGTCTCGGCGAGGGCTGGCGAGTCGTCGTCATCTCATCCGGCCACGGCCTGGTCGAGCGAGCGCGCGACGTGCTCAGCGATCGCGGCCTCGCCGCGCGCATCGTC is a window of Microbacterium esteraromaticum DNA encoding:
- a CDS encoding Fpg/Nei family DNA glycosylase: MPEMPEVQGLVDFLAARAAGRTITRVSVAAIAALKTFDPPVTALQDARIAAASRHGKFIDLSLGDDLHLVFHLAKAGWLRWYDELPTTLIKPGRSPIAMRVALDDGSGFDLTEAGTKKSLAVYVVRDPEDVPGVARLGPDPLDADFTRDAFAALLAGRRTQIKGLLRDQGLIAGIGNAYSDEILHAAKMSPYAPAAKLDDAEIDRLYDAMQRTLREAIDEAAGKPPADLKDAKRRGMQVHARRGEACPVCGDTVRSVFFADRSLEYCPTCQTGGKVLADRRLSRLLK
- the ribH gene encoding 6,7-dimethyl-8-ribityllumazine synthase, which codes for MSGAGAPTPTTPIDGSGLRVVVIAGTWHETISNGLIAGAQRVLDEAGAAHTLVRVPGSFELAVAAQAAFAGGADAVVALGVIIRGGTPHFEYVSAATTDGLSRVALDAGRPVGFGVLTLDDEKQGLDRAGLEGSKEDKGAEAADAALRTAQVIRALRG
- the ribA gene encoding GTP cyclohydrolase II translates to MSLSPLSDALDALRAGKPIIVADDENRENEGDIIISAELATAETMAWMVRWTSGLICAPMPADLADQLNLPPMVETNEDARTTAYTVSVDAAEGVTTGISAHDRALTLNVLANPTSTPASLIRPGHILPLRAVDGGVRERGGHTEAAVELMRLAGLQPVGAIAEVVADDGSMMRLPALMELGAREGVPVITIEQLIAHLNEIDPRDEADCLAQRTGRRVSLRADANVPTDHGTFRFLAYKDRISGTDHIAVVSGTPGETALVRVHSECLTGEAFGSQKCECGPQLQAALERIDQEGGVVIYMRGHEGRGIGLINKLRAYALQEEGLDTVDANLALGLPADAREYAAAAGILTDLGISKVRLLTNNTDKVEKLRALGLDVVEQVPLIVGVGPNNHQYLETKRDRMGHIIGAAELAEALGKDNA
- a CDS encoding GNAT family N-acetyltransferase, whose protein sequence is MQPVALHTERLVLSIPTEADIDAITAACQDPEVSRWTTVPSPYTREDAVDFVELVAKWWADGVETVWAIRKNEVLAGMIGLHRITEHPHGGDAEIGFWGVAELRGQGVMGEAARAVVDYAFDELKLARLGWRAVVGNIPSARTARSLGFRYEGMLRQALTGARGRDDGWIAGLLATDDRTPMEWPVL
- a CDS encoding EamA family transporter; its protein translation is MTVQRSSPRGVVASLVASAMFGAIFYIAAQLQSSAEVVYAWRVVVTLALYALALLHPAARLGVAMIWRRLRARWWMPLLALLLASIIGMQLWLFMWAPMHGHGLDAGLGYLLLPISLVLSGRFLMRAHVSSMQWVVVTLAAIAVVIKVIATPQLSWVTWAVCIPYAVYFVLRQRFGLDGPMVFGFELTAMMPLAAWFLLSAGSGPGSAGELTGLLAVGVIGGVAMVLYLAASNLLSMPVFGLLSYAEPVLLVVVAVLLGERMQGADLLVYGILAVALALLAFEGFRAGRRRR
- a CDS encoding riboflavin synthase — encoded protein: MFTGIIEEIGEIAGIAASGDGWRLTVHAPRAAADAVHGESIAVSGVCLTVVGSTETTFDADVMKQTLDVSALGAVEVGSRVNIEKAMPVGARLGGHIVQGHVDGVGTVLEVRPGEQWSVLRISLPADLAPLVVDKGSISVAGTSLTVSAVSPAIGTPDEHWFEVSLIPETLEATILGALEPGDVVNLETDILARHVERLLAFRSLTEGGSL
- a CDS encoding Fe-S protein, which encodes METLRHIVLLVHLIGFAVLFGAWAVQAFGGKREITRLMHIGISIAAVAGLALAAPWGLPDGAEMNYAKIGTKLVVLLIIGAFLGIGQARQRKSGHVPPALFWGIGLLTLVNAGIAVIW
- the ribD gene encoding bifunctional diaminohydroxyphosphoribosylaminopyrimidine deaminase/5-amino-6-(5-phosphoribosylamino)uracil reductase RibD; the encoded protein is MAVTEAEREAMLRALELAANGPRGLNPQVGAVILSPAGDVLAEGWHRGAGTAHAEVDALSKLAPGQAAGATAVVTLEPCNHTGRTGPCAQALIDAGISRVVYALDDPGDASSGGADRLRRAGVDVVPGEQAGASRDLIDGWLTVQRLGRPHVTVKWAQSLDGRAAASDGSSQWITGPEARADVHRRRAEADAIVVGTGTILADDPALTAREGQSLYERQPIPIVIGSRATPAGAAVHRHPRPPLFYGTRDLAAVLADLGERGVQRVFIEGGPTLASAFIAAGFADTVLAYLAPVLLGGDRLALTDIGVASIGDARRLQVEQWMPLGDDLLAIARPAADAVAGKEGS